A region from the Lycium barbarum isolate Lr01 chromosome 8, ASM1917538v2, whole genome shotgun sequence genome encodes:
- the LOC132608001 gene encoding uncharacterized protein LOC132608001, with amino-acid sequence MASLPENINENTETTAETTIVGDAIDSAGIATKNVVDSCHPFYIHLLDYPGMSLVSIVFDGRRYGGWRRAVIIALSAKNKLGFTDGSLAVPTSDSALLKAWIRCNDMVLLWLLNLLSKEIAESVLYLVNAKSLWKDREDRFCQASGAKLFQLQKELNAFVRGNTSISTYFTKIKSLWDELDALNTFSSCSCECICGAKKKRVKAHEDERLLQFLMGLNDTFIGVRRNILMSSPLPSIGQAYPLIVQDEK; translated from the coding sequence ATGGCTAGTTTACCAGAAAATATAAATGAAAATACTGAAACAACAGCAGAAACCACCATAGTTGGTGATGCTATTGATTCTGCTGGAATTGCTACAAAAAATGTAGTAGATTCTTGTCATCCTTTCTACATCCATCTCTTGGATTATCCAGGGATGAGTCTAGTTTCCATTGTGTTTGATGGAAGAAGATATGGTGGCTGGAGAAGAGCAGTCATCATAGCCCTTTCAGCCAAGAACAAGTTGGGATTCACTGATGGATCACTAGCTGTTCCCACATCTGATTCAGCACTTCTGAAAGCTTGGATTAGATGTAATGACATGGTCTTGTTATGGCTCCTTAATTTACTCTCTAAGGAGATTGCTGAAAGTGTCTTGTACTTAGTTAATGCCAAAAGCCTCTGGAAAGACCGCGAAGACAGATTTTGTCAAGCATCTGGTGCTAAACTATTTCAATTACAAAAGGAACTCAATGCTTTTGTTCGAGGAAATACTAGCATTTCAACTTATTTCACTAAAATAAAGAGTTTGTGGGATGAACTAGATGCCCTTAACACTTTTTCCAGTTGCTCTTGTGAGTGTATTTGTGGTGCAAAGAAGAAACGTGTCAAGGCTCATGAAGATGAAAGACTGCTTCAGTTCCTAATGGGATTAAATGACACATTCATAGGGGTTAGAAGAAATATTCTCATGTCTTCTCCCCTACCCAGTATTGGTCAAGCTTACCCACTTATTGTTCAAgatgaaaaataa